From a region of the Leishmania major strain Friedlin complete genome, chromosome 32 genome:
- a CDS encoding putative polypeptide deformylase-like protein: MRRCVPWRRLVCGGTSLLRGGVDAGGAPLSSSPSFKETVEGKLEKEAEALRRVACYPHRSMTRPVMPVPTSQILSPVFMSSLMDLNQLATGLHCLSFSAPKAHWDAAVILIKSNPDETEYEVWVNPSVPGYDDRNAVAPMYGMWENCISCGTATAWVVRPQRITCSGYDEHGNHKVQVLDGMRARCLMHELDHLMGKTIFHQAVGPEFVVSSVAMAQRYLWPANFPSAEAYVTTPGQFFDYVQNETVIPPGMEWWYAQNVREEFSNEQIGQ, translated from the coding sequence ATGCGTCGCTGTGTGCCGTGGCGTCGCCTCGTGTGCGGGGGCACCAGTCttctgcgcggcggcgtcgacgcggGAGGTGCGCCGTTGTCCAGCTCGCCCAGCTTCAAAGAGACTGTTGAGGGGAAACtagagaaggaggcggaggcgctccGGCGGGTCGCTTGCTATCCTCATCGCTCCATGACCAGACCCGTCATGCCCGTACCGACGTCACAGATCCTCTCCCCGGTTTTCATGTCAAGTCTCATGGATCTGAACCAGTTGGCGACAGGCCTGCACTGCCTGTCGTTCAGTGCCCCCAAAGCGCACTGGGACGCGGCGGTGATTCTCATCAAGAGCAACCCAGACGAGACGGAGTACGAGGTGTGGGTGAACCCGTCAGTTCCCGGCTACGACGATCGCAACGCGGTGGCGCCCATGTACGGCATGTGGGAGAACTGCATCTCGTgcggcacggcgacggcgtgggTGGTACGCCCGCAGCGCATCACGTGCAGTGGGTACGATGAGCACGGCAACCACAAGGTGCAGGTGCTAGACGGCATGCGAGCACGCTGCCTCATGCACGAGCTGGACCACTTGATGGGCAAGACTATCTTTCATCAAGCGGTCGGGCCAGAGTTTGTTGTGAGctcggtggcgatggcgcagcgATACCTGTGGCCCGCCAACTTCCCGTCTGCCGAGGCGTACGTCACCACTCCTGGTCAGTTTTTCGATTATGTGCAGAACGAGACGGTGATTCCGCCGGGCATGGAGTGGTGGTACGCGCAGAACGTCAGGGAGGAGTTTAGCAACGAGCAAATCGGACAGTGA